One Sphingomonas sp. FARSPH DNA segment encodes these proteins:
- a CDS encoding glycoside hydrolase family 31 protein encodes MRRATLSNPPLFAVSGRAPGRLTLTADTGAVAHLFVLEEDVARLLLLADGTVTSPPSWAIAPGADDIADPGRDRMDVSGFACPDFSVVEQDGMLTLSTPRLRVKIALRGLRCRWEQCDGDAWRLMAEDRPTQAYDFGWWDGRAHHYLARRPGERFYGLGDRTGDCDRAGRAFRLTNVDPMGFDAESSDPLYKSIPYLLVADPDGRCHGEFYDNSADIAVDLGREIDNYHGLYRHVVADMGDIDLWMIAGPDPLSVTRRFTWLTGRPALMPRWSLGYSGSTMTYTDAPDAAAQMAGFLDKLAGHDMGATSFHLSSGYTSIGDKRYVFHWNRDKFPDPAGFVASYADAGVRLVPNIKPALLRSHPRYDEVAAAGLFVNDADGHPVEAQFWDEVGSYIDFTNPAAADWWRAQVKSALLDHGIVATWNDNNEYELWDARARLTGFGTPRPAAAMRPVMPLLMTRASRRAQTEARPDERPYVVTRSGMAGLQRYAQTWSGDNRTEWKTLRYNARQAIGLALSGVSNSGDDVGGFSGPAPSLELLVRWVQAGVLMPRFSIHSWNDDRTVNEPWMYPQATPAIRRLLALRQTLAPFLYDLMLRYHRDYAPIVRPTWLDFPDDPQAWLESDDHLLGPNLLVPLVVEEGAGERDVRPPAGADWIDIWHGRTIRGGETARLAAPLYGPPLLLARAGSAMLVDLAAGGWRPEPMRRGMWLFPPRTGAFAADALEDEGDGHAAPWRWVVAGDADATHVRLSVACEGTPGDRTVTLLLPPGDTRTLEVRGGEPVEIDGRRGLTVRV; translated from the coding sequence ATGAGACGCGCCACCCTTTCCAACCCGCCGCTGTTCGCCGTGTCGGGCCGCGCGCCCGGCCGGCTGACGCTGACCGCGGATACCGGCGCTGTCGCGCATCTGTTCGTGCTGGAGGAGGATGTCGCCCGGCTGCTGCTGCTCGCCGACGGCACCGTCACCAGTCCGCCGAGCTGGGCGATCGCCCCTGGTGCGGACGATATCGCCGATCCGGGCCGCGACCGTATGGACGTAAGCGGCTTCGCCTGCCCCGATTTCAGCGTCGTCGAGCAGGACGGCATGCTCACGCTGTCGACGCCACGGCTGCGCGTGAAGATCGCGCTTCGCGGTCTACGCTGCCGCTGGGAACAATGCGATGGCGACGCGTGGCGGCTGATGGCGGAGGACCGCCCGACGCAGGCCTATGACTTCGGCTGGTGGGACGGGCGCGCCCACCATTATCTCGCGCGGCGCCCGGGGGAGCGCTTCTACGGCCTCGGCGACAGGACCGGCGACTGCGACCGCGCTGGCCGCGCGTTCCGGCTGACCAACGTCGACCCAATGGGGTTCGACGCGGAAAGCAGCGACCCGCTCTACAAGTCGATCCCCTACCTGCTCGTCGCCGATCCCGATGGCCGCTGCCACGGCGAATTCTACGACAACAGCGCCGATATCGCGGTCGACCTGGGACGCGAAATCGACAATTATCACGGCCTCTATCGCCATGTCGTCGCAGACATGGGCGACATCGACCTGTGGATGATCGCGGGGCCGGATCCGCTCAGCGTGACGCGGCGGTTCACCTGGCTGACCGGGCGGCCCGCGCTGATGCCGCGCTGGTCGCTCGGCTATTCGGGCTCGACGATGACCTATACCGATGCGCCCGACGCGGCGGCGCAGATGGCGGGGTTTCTCGACAAGCTGGCCGGGCACGACATGGGCGCGACGTCGTTCCACCTGTCGTCGGGCTATACGTCGATTGGCGACAAGCGCTACGTCTTCCACTGGAACCGCGACAAGTTTCCCGATCCCGCCGGCTTCGTAGCGAGCTACGCCGATGCGGGCGTACGGCTCGTCCCGAACATCAAGCCGGCGCTGCTGCGCAGCCACCCGCGCTACGACGAGGTCGCCGCCGCCGGCTTGTTCGTCAATGATGCCGACGGCCATCCGGTCGAGGCACAGTTCTGGGACGAGGTCGGCAGTTACATCGACTTCACCAATCCCGCCGCCGCCGACTGGTGGCGGGCGCAGGTCAAATCCGCGCTTCTCGATCACGGCATCGTCGCGACATGGAACGACAACAACGAATATGAGCTGTGGGACGCGCGCGCGCGGCTGACCGGGTTCGGCACGCCGCGACCCGCCGCGGCGATGCGCCCGGTCATGCCGCTCCTCATGACCCGCGCCTCGCGCCGCGCGCAGACGGAGGCGCGGCCGGACGAGCGGCCGTACGTCGTCACCCGCTCGGGAATGGCCGGGCTGCAGCGCTACGCCCAGACGTGGAGCGGCGACAATCGTACCGAATGGAAGACGCTGCGATACAATGCGCGCCAGGCGATCGGTCTCGCGCTGTCGGGGGTCTCGAACAGCGGCGACGATGTCGGCGGCTTTTCCGGCCCCGCCCCATCGCTGGAACTGCTCGTGCGCTGGGTGCAGGCGGGTGTGCTCATGCCGCGCTTCTCCATCCACAGCTGGAACGACGACCGCACTGTCAACGAACCGTGGATGTACCCGCAGGCGACGCCAGCGATCCGCCGCCTGCTCGCGTTGCGCCAGACGCTGGCGCCGTTTCTCTACGACCTGATGCTGCGCTACCATCGCGACTATGCGCCGATCGTGCGGCCGACATGGCTCGACTTCCCGGACGATCCGCAGGCCTGGCTGGAAAGCGACGACCATCTCCTGGGTCCGAACCTGCTCGTGCCGCTGGTTGTCGAGGAGGGCGCGGGCGAGCGCGACGTGCGGCCGCCCGCCGGCGCGGACTGGATCGACATCTGGCACGGCCGGACGATCCGTGGCGGCGAGACGGCGCGGCTTGCGGCGCCGCTCTACGGCCCGCCGCTGCTCTTGGCCCGCGCCGGTTCGGCGATGCTCGTCGACCTCGCGGCGGGCGGCTGGCGGCCGGAGCCGATGCGGCGCGGGATGTGGCTGTTTCCGCCGCGCACCGGCGCCTTCGCAGCGGATGCGCTGGAGGACGAAGGCGACGGCCACGCCGCGCCCTGGCGCTGGGTCGTTGCCGGCGACGCGGATGCGACGCACGTGCGGCTTTCCGTCGCCTGCGAGGGTACGCCCGGCGATCGTACCGTCACGCTGCTGCTGCCCCCGGGCGACACGCGCACGCTGGAGGTGCGGGGCGGCGAACCCGTCGAGATCGACGGCCGCCGCGGTCTGACCGTTCGGGTCTGA
- a CDS encoding MFS transporter: MRRIVNLRWWIVGLICLGTIANYLARNSLGVLAPELKTTLSMTTQQYSYVVGAFQLAYTIGQPIAGAIVDRIGLRAGFALFGIAWSLTNMLHALAAGWLGLAFFRGLLGLAESAAVPSGIKAIAEWFPARQRSVAVGWFNAGTSFGALIAPPVVVAVSLWADWRMAFVVTGAIGLVWAALWWAFYRSPSAHPAITPEEATLIAADRPPPVAPARARDIVRSSRFWALAVPRFLAEPAWQTFSFWIPLYLVTERGMDLKQIALFAWLPFLAADFGSVFGGYLSPLLMNRMKLSLVASRVAGVAVGALLMIAPGLIGWVHSPFMAIALFSIGGFAHQMISVLINTLSADVFRPEEVGKANGFIGQAGWTGGLLFSLLIGQLADVTGYAPLFAALSLFDLVGAAVLIACIPLLSRAKDAR, translated from the coding sequence ATGCGGCGGATCGTCAATCTGCGCTGGTGGATCGTCGGGCTCATCTGTCTCGGCACCATCGCCAATTATCTGGCGCGCAATTCGCTGGGCGTGCTCGCGCCGGAGCTGAAGACGACGCTGTCGATGACGACGCAGCAATACAGCTATGTCGTCGGCGCGTTCCAGCTCGCCTACACGATCGGTCAGCCGATCGCGGGCGCGATCGTCGACCGAATCGGCCTGCGCGCCGGATTCGCACTGTTCGGCATCGCCTGGTCGCTGACGAATATGCTGCACGCGCTTGCCGCCGGCTGGCTCGGCCTGGCGTTCTTCCGGGGCTTGCTGGGCCTCGCCGAATCGGCGGCCGTGCCATCCGGCATCAAGGCGATCGCCGAATGGTTTCCGGCGCGCCAGCGCTCCGTCGCGGTCGGCTGGTTCAACGCGGGCACGTCGTTCGGCGCGCTGATCGCGCCGCCGGTGGTGGTCGCCGTGTCGCTCTGGGCGGATTGGCGAATGGCGTTCGTCGTCACGGGCGCGATCGGGCTGGTCTGGGCGGCGCTGTGGTGGGCTTTCTATCGCAGTCCGTCGGCGCATCCAGCGATCACGCCCGAGGAGGCGACGTTGATCGCCGCCGATCGCCCGCCGCCGGTCGCGCCGGCGCGGGCGCGGGACATCGTGCGCAGCAGTCGTTTCTGGGCGCTTGCGGTCCCCCGCTTCCTCGCCGAGCCGGCGTGGCAGACGTTCAGCTTCTGGATCCCGCTCTACCTCGTGACCGAGCGCGGCATGGATCTGAAGCAGATCGCGCTGTTCGCGTGGCTGCCGTTCCTCGCGGCCGATTTCGGCAGCGTGTTCGGCGGCTATCTGTCGCCATTGCTGATGAACCGCATGAAGCTGTCGCTGGTCGCCTCGCGCGTCGCGGGCGTCGCCGTCGGTGCGCTGCTGATGATCGCACCCGGCTTAATCGGCTGGGTGCACAGCCCGTTCATGGCGATTGCCCTGTTCAGCATCGGCGGCTTCGCGCACCAGATGATCTCCGTCCTCATCAACACGCTGTCCGCCGACGTCTTCCGGCCCGAGGAGGTCGGCAAGGCGAACGGCTTCATCGGACAGGCCGGGTGGACCGGCGGCCTGTTGTTCTCGCTGCTGATCGGTCAGCTCGCCGACGTCACCGGTTACGCGCCGCTGTTCGCCGCGCTTTCGCTATTCGACCTCGTCGGCGCCGCGGTGCTGATCGCCTGCATTCCCCTCCTCTCCCGCGCCAAGGATGCCCGATGA
- the uxuA gene encoding mannonate dehydratase has protein sequence MTQTMRWFGPNDPVSLQGIRQSGAREVVTALHEVPNGDVWTLDAIRVRRAEIEAAGLGWTVVESLPVHEDIKRRGADWDRLIDHYRTSLANLAAGGVSVVTYNFMPLLDWTRTDLAWELPDGARALRFEQEAVAAYDLHILGRSGAADDYAPAMVEGAACRFAAMDDDARRRLSRTIIAGLPGSEESFTDADFLAAVGSYDGIDAAQLRANHVAFLEAVCPVAEQHGIRLVVHPDDPPFPIFGLPRVVSTEADVADLFAKVPSAANGLCLCTGSFGVRADNDLPGMVERLGTRIGFLHLRSVQREPNGAFHEAAHLEGDAAMVDVMRAVVALQRREGRSIPMRPDHGHQMLDDLGRDTNPGYSLLGRMRGLAELRGLERGMAAALDG, from the coding sequence ATGACACAGACGATGCGCTGGTTCGGGCCGAACGACCCGGTTTCGTTGCAGGGCATCCGTCAGTCCGGTGCGCGCGAGGTCGTCACCGCGCTGCACGAGGTGCCCAACGGCGACGTGTGGACGCTCGATGCCATCCGCGTCCGCCGCGCGGAAATCGAGGCGGCCGGCCTCGGCTGGACCGTGGTCGAGAGCCTGCCGGTGCATGAGGACATCAAGCGTCGCGGGGCGGACTGGGACCGGCTGATCGACCATTACCGGACCAGCCTCGCCAACCTCGCCGCGGGCGGGGTCAGCGTCGTCACCTACAACTTCATGCCGCTGCTCGACTGGACGCGCACCGATCTCGCCTGGGAACTGCCCGACGGCGCGCGCGCGCTGCGCTTCGAGCAGGAGGCGGTCGCCGCCTACGACCTCCACATCCTCGGCCGCTCCGGCGCGGCGGATGATTATGCGCCCGCGATGGTCGAAGGTGCCGCGTGCCGCTTCGCCGCGATGGACGACGATGCGCGGCGCCGGCTGTCGCGCACGATCATCGCCGGGCTGCCGGGCAGCGAGGAGAGCTTTACCGACGCCGACTTCCTGGCCGCGGTCGGCAGCTACGACGGGATCGACGCCGCGCAGCTCCGCGCGAACCACGTCGCTTTCCTCGAGGCGGTATGCCCCGTCGCGGAGCAGCACGGCATCCGCCTCGTCGTCCATCCCGACGACCCGCCCTTCCCGATCTTCGGCCTGCCGCGCGTCGTCAGCACCGAAGCCGATGTCGCCGATCTGTTCGCGAAAGTGCCTAGCGCTGCGAACGGACTTTGCCTGTGCACCGGATCGTTCGGCGTACGCGCCGACAACGACCTGCCCGGCATGGTCGAGCGGCTGGGCACGCGGATCGGCTTTCTCCACCTTCGCTCGGTACAGCGCGAGCCGAACGGCGCGTTTCACGAGGCGGCGCATCTGGAGGGTGATGCGGCCATGGTCGACGTGATGCGCGCGGTCGTCGCGCTACAGCGTCGCGAGGGGCGCAGCATCCCGATGCGGCCCGACCATGGTCATCAGATGCTCGACGATCTCGGGCGGGATACCAACCCGGGCTATTCGCTGCTCGGACGGATGCGCGGGCTCGCCGAGCTGCGCGGACTGGAACGGGGTATGGCGGCCGCGCTCGACGGCTGA
- a CDS encoding TonB-dependent receptor, translating to MGLANTVCRWALAAAIMGVAQPSFAQNATQNGGQTPGTPAPQDQSVPAAPAGEIASDPVNTSDIIVTASKRAENIQKVPLAVSVIAPAQLASAGVRNFSDIGKLAPSLVVRPAEQPQNSNISLRGVGTFAFGIGVESSVAVLVDEVPLAFQARAFTDLPDVERIEVLRGPQSTLYGKSASAGLVNLITRDPTDTLRVRANAVVTTDQERGANFSVSGPAAKDLGYVVSAAYNFWDGNVHNLVNDKTVNGRESINLRGKLRWRPTDDASLTISANYINGNTDVGRPFLRFGPNAQLRGIAGLTPAVVLPGVVVGPDNQDIANNYDSRTKYQGGGGYIRGELGLGSMNLISITSYDKFHLYDYLDHDDTASTAPQGANIQVGQFKSRQITEELRLQSPSELPFRYTLGVYAASTHFERPFFRGPSFSLANWYATARSRQVAGFAQADWTVVDGLTLTGGARVQNERVSYTFRDNLANTSYAGSADDTAATYRLSARYDFTPDINGFFTYATGYKGQTYDLTTGFNQNRAAAGPIRPERSRDKELGIRSQFFDRQLTLNVTLFDTSYRDLQAQTIETLADGTSNFRLTNVGRLRTRGVEVESSLRLGNDISLNGAVTYLDATYTDFPVAQCYPLQTAALGCTGTPTRQNLTGTRAVQAPEWKFNVGGDYSPSLGGNLRGVAQFNWQYQSSLFFQARDPETFQPAYHIVNIGLGVRDEDRRWEVVAFVNNLFDKQYYGSLVNTAGNFGGNIATQAVLPRDFRRYGGIRVGLNF from the coding sequence ATGGGTCTTGCAAACACCGTGTGCCGCTGGGCGCTTGCCGCCGCGATTATGGGCGTCGCGCAGCCGTCGTTCGCACAAAATGCCACGCAAAACGGCGGCCAGACGCCCGGTACGCCGGCGCCTCAGGACCAGAGCGTGCCCGCTGCCCCCGCTGGAGAGATCGCGTCCGACCCCGTCAACACCAGCGACATCATCGTCACCGCCAGCAAGCGCGCCGAAAACATCCAAAAGGTGCCCCTCGCCGTGTCGGTGATCGCGCCGGCGCAGCTGGCGAGCGCGGGCGTCCGCAACTTCAGCGATATCGGTAAGCTCGCGCCGTCGCTGGTCGTGCGCCCCGCCGAGCAGCCGCAGAATTCAAACATCTCGTTGCGCGGCGTCGGCACGTTCGCGTTCGGCATTGGCGTCGAATCGAGCGTCGCGGTGCTCGTCGACGAGGTGCCGCTGGCGTTCCAGGCGCGCGCCTTCACCGATCTGCCCGACGTCGAGCGGATCGAGGTGCTGCGCGGCCCGCAGAGCACGCTCTATGGCAAGTCCGCGTCGGCAGGCCTCGTCAACCTGATCACGCGCGATCCGACGGACACGTTGCGCGTACGCGCCAATGCCGTCGTGACGACCGACCAGGAACGCGGCGCGAATTTCAGCGTGTCCGGTCCGGCGGCCAAGGACCTGGGCTACGTGGTGTCCGCCGCGTACAATTTCTGGGACGGCAACGTTCACAACCTCGTCAACGACAAGACGGTGAACGGCCGCGAGTCGATCAACCTGCGTGGCAAGCTGCGCTGGCGGCCGACCGACGACGCGTCGCTGACCATCTCCGCCAATTACATCAACGGCAACACCGATGTCGGCCGCCCGTTCCTGCGCTTCGGCCCCAACGCCCAGCTGCGCGGCATCGCAGGCCTAACGCCGGCAGTGGTCCTTCCCGGCGTCGTCGTTGGACCGGACAATCAGGACATCGCCAACAATTACGATTCGCGCACCAAGTACCAGGGCGGCGGCGGTTACATCCGCGGCGAACTCGGCCTGGGATCGATGAACCTCATCTCGATCACCTCGTACGATAAGTTTCATCTGTACGATTACCTCGATCACGACGACACTGCCTCGACCGCTCCGCAAGGAGCGAACATTCAGGTCGGCCAGTTCAAGTCGCGGCAGATTACCGAGGAATTGCGGCTGCAATCGCCCAGCGAGCTGCCCTTCCGCTACACGCTCGGCGTCTATGCGGCGAGCACGCATTTCGAGCGGCCGTTCTTCCGCGGTCCGTCCTTCTCGCTCGCCAACTGGTATGCGACGGCGCGATCGCGCCAGGTCGCCGGTTTCGCCCAGGCCGACTGGACGGTGGTCGACGGGCTGACGCTGACCGGTGGTGCGCGCGTCCAGAACGAACGCGTCTCCTACACCTTCCGCGACAATCTGGCGAACACGAGCTACGCCGGCAGCGCCGACGACACCGCCGCCACCTATCGACTGAGCGCGCGTTACGACTTTACGCCCGATATCAACGGCTTCTTCACCTACGCCACGGGCTACAAGGGCCAGACCTACGATCTGACGACCGGTTTCAACCAGAACCGCGCCGCCGCCGGCCCGATCCGTCCGGAGCGCTCGCGCGACAAGGAACTGGGTATCCGCAGCCAGTTCTTCGACCGGCAGCTGACGCTGAACGTCACGCTGTTCGACACCAGCTATCGCGATCTGCAGGCGCAGACCATCGAGACGCTGGCGGATGGTACGTCCAACTTCCGCCTGACCAACGTCGGCCGGCTGCGCACGCGCGGCGTCGAAGTCGAAAGTTCGCTGCGCCTGGGCAACGACATCAGCCTGAACGGCGCGGTCACCTATCTCGATGCGACCTACACCGACTTCCCGGTCGCGCAATGCTATCCGCTGCAAACCGCGGCGCTGGGCTGCACCGGAACGCCGACGCGCCAGAACCTGACCGGCACGCGCGCCGTTCAGGCGCCGGAATGGAAGTTCAACGTCGGCGGCGACTATTCGCCCTCGCTGGGCGGCAATCTGCGCGGCGTCGCGCAGTTCAACTGGCAATATCAAAGCAGCCTGTTCTTCCAGGCCCGCGATCCCGAGACGTTTCAGCCGGCCTATCACATCGTCAACATCGGCCTGGGCGTGCGCGACGAAGACCGCCGCTGGGAAGTGGTGGCGTTCGTCAACAACCTGTTCGACAAGCAATATTACGGGTCGCTGGTGAACACCGCAGGCAATTTTGGTGGCAACATCGCGACGCAGGCGGTGCTGCCGCGCGACTTCCGCCGATACGGCGGCATTCGCGTCGGCCTGAATTTCTGA
- a CDS encoding alpha/beta hydrolase family protein: MTRWITTVAAAGLALAPIGAAMADAPARSGVDAPELAALGAYPIGVADATFVQPGQLYPLPDGSEPVVADRRLAVKIWYPAAAAGGGTTYRTALPGEDTKPVAFDIPGLATPGVRVAAGRFPLIILAHGGSNTPEVMSWLGENLASKGYVVVAPAFGDPPISLRTLASMAGPLARRPLDIVFVAAEAQRRARAGDGPLAAADPDRTALVGYSMGGYGVLAAAGGRLAPQLEPATRRVLAPFVAGAPRAGELKVAGLKAVVSIAPPRILGNLPLWADGGMTSVTAPILFIVGSQDRVVGYDPGVRTLFSEASRTRRYLLTFREAAHSIALIGAPASMTHTFWDKDWFEDGVWRKDRLIAIQTHFITAFLARYVKDDAAKAAYIDGLTTDSDTGVWATAPAGRYAGYSPGAPASTIWKGFQPSKRAGMSFEVQTPANGREGE, translated from the coding sequence ATGACACGGTGGATCACGACGGTGGCGGCCGCGGGCCTTGCGCTCGCGCCGATCGGGGCGGCGATGGCCGACGCACCGGCACGGTCGGGCGTGGACGCGCCCGAGCTCGCCGCCCTCGGGGCCTATCCGATCGGGGTCGCGGACGCGACCTTCGTCCAGCCGGGGCAGCTTTATCCTCTACCCGACGGGTCCGAGCCGGTCGTGGCGGACCGGCGCCTCGCGGTGAAAATCTGGTATCCCGCAGCGGCTGCGGGCGGGGGCACGACGTACCGGACTGCCCTGCCCGGCGAAGATACGAAGCCCGTCGCGTTCGACATCCCCGGTCTTGCCACGCCCGGGGTTCGCGTCGCGGCGGGTCGTTTCCCGCTGATCATCCTGGCGCACGGCGGCAGCAACACGCCCGAGGTCATGTCCTGGCTGGGCGAAAATCTCGCGAGCAAGGGCTATGTCGTCGTCGCCCCGGCGTTCGGCGATCCGCCGATCTCGCTGCGGACGCTCGCGTCCATGGCGGGGCCGCTCGCGCGCCGCCCGCTCGACATCGTGTTCGTCGCCGCCGAGGCGCAGCGCCGCGCCCGCGCCGGTGACGGGCCGCTCGCCGCTGCCGATCCTGACCGGACCGCGCTCGTCGGCTATTCGATGGGCGGTTACGGCGTGCTTGCGGCGGCGGGCGGTCGGCTCGCGCCGCAACTGGAGCCGGCGACGCGCCGCGTCCTGGCGCCGTTCGTCGCAGGCGCCCCGCGCGCAGGCGAGCTGAAGGTCGCCGGGCTGAAGGCGGTGGTCTCGATCGCGCCGCCGCGCATACTCGGCAATCTTCCGCTATGGGCAGACGGTGGCATGACGTCGGTAACGGCGCCGATCCTGTTCATCGTCGGCAGCCAGGATCGCGTCGTCGGCTACGACCCCGGTGTCCGCACGCTCTTCAGCGAGGCGTCGCGCACGCGCCGTTACCTGCTGACCTTCCGCGAGGCTGCGCACAGCATCGCGCTGATCGGTGCCCCCGCGAGCATGACGCACACGTTCTGGGACAAGGACTGGTTCGAGGACGGCGTGTGGCGCAAGGACCGGCTGATCGCCATCCAGACGCATTTCATCACCGCGTTTCTCGCCCGTTACGTCAAGGACGACGCCGCAAAGGCAGCCTATATCGACGGCCTGACCACCGATTCCGATACGGGCGTGTGGGCGACCGCACCGGCCGGACGCTATGCGGGGTACAGCCCCGGCGCGCCGGCATCGACAATCTGGAAGGGATTTCAGCCGAGCAAGCGCGCCGGCATGTCGTTCGAGGTACAAACGCCCGCCAACGGTCGGGAAGGCGAGTAA
- a CDS encoding FadR/GntR family transcriptional regulator: MIFSLPDAGPASDGRKLYQQVASAVADAIRRGDFRPGQRIPSERELADEYKVSRPTIREAMIALEVLGVVRSRQGSGIFVSETPPGDMPMIGLDIGAFELTEARRLFEGEAAALAAVSIDDAQLAQLETLIGDMERENRAHVSGEHADREFHLTIARATKNSAVVDVIESLWDARYRSPLCKHMLDRARSVGVQPRIDEHQDILAALRARDPQAARRAMRDHLARVIEGLLHATETDALERARAEVEEKRSDLARRVAI, encoded by the coding sequence ATGATCTTTTCTCTCCCCGATGCCGGCCCGGCCAGCGATGGCCGCAAACTCTATCAGCAGGTCGCGAGCGCGGTTGCCGATGCGATCCGTCGGGGCGACTTCCGGCCCGGGCAGCGCATCCCCTCCGAGCGCGAGCTTGCCGACGAATATAAGGTCAGCCGCCCCACGATCCGCGAGGCAATGATCGCGCTGGAGGTGCTGGGCGTCGTCCGCTCGCGCCAGGGATCGGGCATTTTCGTCAGCGAAACGCCGCCCGGCGACATGCCGATGATCGGGCTGGATATCGGCGCGTTCGAGCTGACCGAGGCGCGCCGGCTGTTCGAGGGGGAGGCGGCGGCGCTGGCGGCGGTCAGCATCGACGATGCCCAGCTCGCCCAGCTCGAAACGCTGATCGGGGACATGGAGCGGGAAAATCGCGCGCACGTTAGCGGTGAGCACGCCGATCGCGAATTCCACCTGACCATCGCCCGCGCGACGAAAAATTCCGCGGTGGTCGACGTGATCGAATCGCTGTGGGACGCGCGATACCGCTCGCCTTTGTGCAAGCATATGCTCGATCGCGCGCGCAGCGTGGGGGTGCAGCCGCGGATCGACGAGCATCAGGACATTCTCGCCGCGCTGCGTGCCCGCGATCCGCAGGCGGCGCGGCGTGCGATGCGCGATCATCTGGCGCGCGTGATCGAGGGGCTGCTCCATGCGACGGAAACGGACGCACTCGAACGCGCGCGTGCCGAAGTCGAGGAGAAACGCTCCGACCTCGCGCGACGCGTCGCGATCTAG